The DNA region ATTAAGTTGAAGTACCCTTTCCAAAAATCTTGCACTGCATGCCTTGAATCTGTACAATCAGCTTGAACCATTTCAAGCCCTTTGTttcttactcgtctaagaacaTATTCCCATAACAACCAACACTTGTCGCAGAATCTCTGATAAATAGAAGTGAGAACgaagaaatagagaaaaacaaaccaacatatattcctaaatctattatgtatacatgtacACTTCGAGAAGAACAGCATGCTCAGCATGATCCCCTCCAAACCTCTACGGAGAACCGcataatatgataaaaaattGTGTAATCTATGATCTTCGAATATTCCAAAGAACCAAAATTAAGAAACCTCGCAAGTTCAATCTCACTTTACTGCAGCCATATTGTTGGATTTGGAGGAAGTGGTCTGCAAAACATCACCAAAACCTCCCTCTCTAACATACTGAATGTACCTCGAAAATTCAGGCCTAGCAGttgccttctttttcttcttcgttTCGAATAGACTGAATATTGGATGAATCTTGCTCGCCTTTTTAGCTTCCTTTAACTGAGCATTCGCCTGGAAATTTTCCTCAGACGTCACCTTCCTGGACGAAGAGCTAAAGAAGTTAGCAGCAGGTAGAACGGTTCTGCTTTTACTCAACTTTGGCTCCAATATTATCATTGGAGCAGAAGGTGCCTCCTCTTTAATCAATTCTTCATATCCTCTATAGTCCCTTCGTGTACTCATTGCTCTAAACAtcgctttaattaattaatagtaCTCACAAGttctgaaaaataaaacagaTCTCAAATTTCTTGAACTAGCTAGACTTAAAATGATGGAAGAGATTGAGAGATGAAGAGAACAAAAGATATGTTATATACTAGTATAGTTAGGTTTGGCTAGTAGCTAAGAGAGTTGTTTAATGCCTACCATTAGAGGTATTTTAGTAACACGTGTGCGgctaaattatattttcaatgTATAGTTGTAAGGGTTTGAAAGTACATGGCTGAGCAGAGTTTGCTTGACTTTCTCGTGCAAAATtcaattaatatattttcaatgtATAGTTGTAAGGGTTTGAAAGTACATGGCTGAGCAGAGTTTGCTTGACTTTCTCGTGCAAAATtcaattaatatattttcaatgtATAGTTGTAAGGGTTTGAAAGTACATGGAAAAGTGACAACGGAAGCTTCCAGATTCCAATAAGGTATGAATATCACTAGATGTTAAGGACAGGCTCTTTACTttttgttgttatatctttcttcTGGTTGAAAATAAATCAATTTGGACAAACTATTTGATTAGTGTAAACCAGCGTGCTTAAAGAATAGCTAACAGCAGaatcaaattatttaatttaatgaaaGACTGACCGTATCTGGCCAACAACAATAGTAATGGAAGTGTGACTATGGAGCTTCCAAGTTCCAATTAGGCATCCTatgaaatatgttatggaagtgtGGATATTAGATTTTGAAGCAACCACATGTAGGGCTATTAGTATTTTTGCCGGGCCATGATGACAAAATTTTATATGATCTTTCGTTTTGTTGAAAACAAATCAATTTGGATATATGATTAGTAAAAGACCAACGTGTTTGAACGCATACGGTCCATTTTAGAGAAAGCAGGAAACGTGATAGAACGTACGTTAGCTCATATAAGATAGATTAAAGATTTAACATAATCAAAATGTTGACAGAGATAATTGTCATCCACTCCTTATTTTACACTCTGGGTTTGCGAGGTCAATACCTCTGCAGAATAGAGGTAACTGAACTaactaattaaaagaaaattgttaaattaaatgtaaaatattacataattaatattatGAAATTTTAAAGTAAAAGATAAACACTTATGTGTCCAAATGTAATAATATTATCACTAGTAATTGGTATATCTTGTCAAATATTTTCtgtttattttctatttaaaagtCTTAATTAGTCCTAGTAATTGGTATATCCTGTCAAAATAGTTTCtgtttattttctatttaaagtCTTAATTAGTCGGCGAAATATAGGCAATTATTCTACTTAAAAGTTTTCATCAGAACTGTTAAAcactattttcttttctcttttaagAATTTGAAGCCCTTGTTAAAGCTTATGACATTCATTCCTATTTGGGTCCTGTATAGCAGGTAAAGATAAGCATCTCTAAACGATTTCAAATTGAAATAtttaaacaacaaaaaatgtTTATCATCTTGCAAAAGACAGTTAAAATAGAGTACTACATGT from Lycium ferocissimum isolate CSIRO_LF1 chromosome 2, AGI_CSIRO_Lferr_CH_V1, whole genome shotgun sequence includes:
- the LOC132047832 gene encoding uncharacterized protein LOC132047832, whose product is MSTRRDYRGYEELIKEEAPSAPMIILEPKLSKSRTVLPAANFFSSSSRKVTSEENFQANAQLKEAKKASKIHPIFSLFETKKKKKATARPEFSRYIQYVREGGFGDVLQTTSSKSNNMAAVK